From the Paludisphaera mucosa genome, one window contains:
- a CDS encoding ATP-binding protein: MSRMTIRWRLTLWYGAVLAAVLTIFAATVDLLMIRVIQYRTDSNLDGQLAVIEDQIGRAENADVLRERLAWQFAIHPVFEMQVTEDGDRAWLRSERIAESGLPMPAVAPDDHGEYVHEDVSVPGLGHCRMLSKSIDTPYASLLVQVALDTEMNERHLGQLRDVFLSTGPILLLAALGCGYLLAWKALSPVEKLAAEAQQITATRLDRRLATPNPDDELGRLARTLNGMIARLERSFGEIQRFTADAAHELRSPLAALRSEAEVTLMTDREPAEYRRTLESMLEEIEHLTRLTTNLLYLCREDALVKPSFEDLRLDVLVQDVTEHMRAVAAEAGQRLVLKEPIAACVVYGDSDQLRRLLLNLIDNAVKYTPADGEIRVGLEFRQDRATLVVEDTGIGIAAEHIPHIFKRFYRIDSARPRKSSATGLGLSICQAVAKSHHGAIELKSEPGVGTRVICTFPARAVEPGRRDEAATAAALQA, encoded by the coding sequence ATGAGCCGGATGACCATCCGCTGGAGGCTGACCCTCTGGTACGGGGCCGTGCTCGCGGCCGTGCTGACGATCTTCGCGGCCACGGTCGACCTGCTGATGATCCGCGTGATCCAGTACCGGACCGACAGCAACCTCGACGGCCAGCTCGCCGTCATCGAGGACCAGATCGGCCGGGCGGAGAACGCCGACGTCCTCCGCGAGCGGCTGGCCTGGCAGTTCGCGATCCACCCCGTGTTCGAGATGCAGGTCACCGAGGACGGCGACCGCGCCTGGCTGCGCTCCGAGCGGATCGCGGAGTCGGGCCTGCCGATGCCCGCCGTCGCGCCGGACGACCACGGCGAGTACGTGCACGAGGACGTCAGCGTCCCCGGCCTGGGCCACTGCCGGATGCTCAGCAAGTCGATCGACACGCCCTACGCCTCGCTGCTGGTGCAGGTCGCGCTCGACACCGAGATGAACGAGCGGCACCTGGGGCAGCTGCGCGACGTCTTCCTGTCGACGGGCCCGATCCTGCTGCTCGCGGCGCTGGGCTGCGGCTACCTGCTGGCCTGGAAGGCCCTCTCGCCGGTCGAGAAGCTGGCGGCCGAGGCCCAGCAGATCACGGCCACGCGGCTCGACCGCCGGCTGGCGACGCCGAACCCCGACGACGAGCTGGGTCGGCTGGCCCGCACCCTCAACGGCATGATCGCGCGGCTGGAGCGTTCGTTCGGCGAGATCCAGCGGTTCACCGCCGACGCCGCCCACGAGCTGCGCTCGCCGCTCGCCGCCCTCCGCAGCGAGGCCGAGGTCACGCTGATGACCGACCGCGAGCCGGCCGAATACCGCCGGACCCTGGAGAGCATGCTCGAAGAGATCGAGCACCTCACCCGGCTGACCACGAACCTGCTGTACCTCTGCCGCGAGGACGCGCTCGTCAAGCCCTCGTTCGAGGACCTGCGGCTGGACGTCCTGGTCCAGGACGTGACCGAGCACATGCGGGCCGTCGCGGCCGAGGCCGGCCAGCGCCTGGTCCTGAAGGAGCCGATCGCCGCCTGCGTCGTTTACGGAGACAGCGATCAACTCCGCCGCCTGCTCCTGAACCTGATCGACAACGCGGTGAAATACACGCCGGCGGACGGCGAGATCCGCGTCGGCCTGGAGTTCCGGCAGGACCGGGCCACGCTCGTCGTCGAGGACACCGGCATCGGCATCGCGGCCGAGCACATCCCCCACATCTTCAAGCGGTTCTACCGCATCGACTCGGCCCGGCCCCGCAAGTCGAGCGCGACGGGGCTCGGCCTCTCGATCTGCCAGGCGGTCGCCAAGTCGCACCACGGCGCGATCGAGTTGAAGAGCGAGCCGGGCGTCGGCACCCGCGTGATCTGCACGTTCCCCGCCCGGGCCGTCGAGCCCGGCCGCCGCGACGAGGCCGCGACGGCCGCCGCCCTGCAGGCCTGA
- a CDS encoding DUF11 domain-containing protein produces MQTIGMLLLAAAATGDGFGYGDAGVGLKKWLRPHVVASSHTPPPGGPQYSAATMGGPGAGGAAQGRRFVNTKSQVYFLDPDKMNISWQTGTGPTGERSYGGVPLVVPGRYNFNQGYIYRLKLSAIPGRPNVALYPTVEIAPTTPATDAYLAHNAIPVQFTAEDFDQVVDGGNFVTKVIYLPDPKYQEVAVSGVETLVSTRLEPGVDPIIEADKRGTILLIVRLGAIDLENNSGAVGGLPSGPVVGAPIEGGVVNPAPVLAPSAGIVPPVTELPPGALPAGVTAPPASEAVPVDAAPAPGITPPAPAPSIPAPRPPAPAAEVPRPPRPPRPPRPPSRPRPPRSPDPRIDGCHGPNPKAPAGASQRRLPAGPSPTGRPRRASLPFSHEQGSWSMSRHAKPLDRRWIRGGIVAVALGLAPASRGSDALAQDVAPSPAPAPAPAGDVPEPTPAQSLAPAPADAPAAPTPGIVTPEGHGPPVSPLPDPNIQTVRFQGPEKLTVEVLAPQPTAASVGDGGGILTTGLQRGVGYRLRLANIPNRPDAELFPVVEVVGHMHRPAEIDPGKYPIRVVFSDEELWDVVDHGRMITKVVYLEDPDQALPLKLGKDKIAVVQINPSEDPVRVAAALGRVVAIVRIGGRRPTLDEIQAGATGDVVLDRIAAPTGGRCAFSCGGDPCTLPSGPACPPLVPGARPTLPRDEYLCDGGDRGAKAGVGAGGMLRGVDPRDAVVRFDVGIENYADPKVLPTNRVCIYAPRFAEVRVSTGTIENVEIHGLNLNTLTQKPVQAAKVDDSRRLVQNQAPELARDRRRVQAALGKVYPGVGSEVRGAMGYGNVQQAKIGSQAQAAGTERLRQAPVVARDKIKLSGIKTAESPIVADLVQGTAEAIRSQPTLEMTGVETPPNRPGLAVVKRVDVSEAEPGDVVTYAIAYRNMGNTPIRSVSIVDSLLPRLEYVPGSAKGPKGSEFTAGENQAGSTELKWDLRETIPPGASGYVSFQAVVR; encoded by the coding sequence ATGCAAACCATCGGTATGCTGCTGCTGGCGGCGGCCGCCACCGGCGACGGATTCGGCTACGGCGACGCCGGCGTCGGCCTGAAGAAGTGGCTGCGCCCCCACGTCGTGGCCAGCTCGCACACGCCGCCCCCGGGCGGCCCGCAATACAGCGCCGCCACCATGGGCGGACCCGGGGCCGGGGGCGCCGCGCAGGGCCGCCGCTTCGTGAACACGAAGAGCCAGGTCTACTTCCTCGACCCGGACAAGATGAACATCAGCTGGCAGACCGGCACCGGCCCGACCGGCGAGCGGTCCTACGGCGGCGTCCCGCTGGTCGTCCCCGGCCGCTACAACTTCAACCAGGGCTACATCTACCGGTTGAAGCTGTCGGCCATCCCGGGCCGGCCCAACGTGGCCCTCTATCCCACGGTCGAGATCGCCCCGACCACGCCGGCCACCGACGCCTACCTGGCGCACAACGCGATCCCGGTCCAGTTCACGGCCGAGGATTTCGACCAGGTCGTCGACGGCGGCAACTTCGTCACCAAGGTCATCTACCTGCCCGATCCCAAGTATCAGGAAGTGGCCGTCTCGGGCGTGGAGACCCTGGTCTCGACGCGCCTGGAGCCGGGCGTCGACCCGATCATCGAGGCCGACAAGCGGGGCACGATCCTGCTGATCGTCCGCCTCGGCGCCATCGACCTGGAGAACAACTCGGGCGCGGTCGGCGGCCTGCCTTCGGGCCCGGTCGTCGGGGCCCCGATCGAGGGCGGCGTGGTCAACCCGGCCCCGGTGCTCGCCCCGTCCGCCGGGATCGTCCCGCCGGTCACCGAGCTGCCCCCGGGCGCCCTGCCCGCCGGCGTGACCGCCCCCCCGGCCTCCGAGGCCGTCCCGGTCGACGCCGCCCCGGCCCCCGGCATCACGCCGCCGGCCCCGGCCCCGTCGATCCCGGCCCCGAGGCCCCCCGCGCCGGCCGCCGAGGTCCCCCGGCCCCCGAGGCCGCCGCGCCCGCCCCGACCCCCGAGCCGCCCGCGGCCGCCCCGCAGCCCTGATCCCAGGATCGACGGCTGCCACGGCCCGAACCCGAAGGCCCCGGCGGGAGCGTCCCAGCGACGCCTCCCGGCGGGGCCTTCGCCGACCGGCCGGCCGCGTCGGGCGTCCCTTCCCTTTTCCCACGAGCAAGGATCTTGGTCGATGAGCCGACACGCAAAACCACTCGACCGTCGGTGGATCAGAGGTGGGATCGTCGCCGTCGCCCTGGGCCTCGCGCCGGCCTCGCGGGGGTCCGACGCGCTCGCCCAGGACGTCGCGCCGTCGCCGGCCCCGGCGCCCGCGCCGGCCGGGGACGTCCCTGAGCCGACCCCGGCGCAGTCCCTCGCGCCCGCCCCGGCCGACGCGCCGGCGGCCCCGACGCCCGGGATCGTCACGCCCGAAGGCCACGGCCCGCCCGTCAGCCCGCTGCCCGATCCCAACATCCAGACCGTCCGCTTCCAGGGCCCCGAGAAATTGACGGTCGAGGTCCTGGCCCCGCAGCCGACCGCCGCGAGCGTCGGCGACGGCGGCGGCATCCTGACGACCGGCCTCCAGCGCGGCGTGGGCTACCGGCTCCGCCTCGCCAACATCCCCAACCGCCCCGACGCCGAGCTGTTCCCGGTCGTCGAGGTCGTGGGCCACATGCACCGGCCCGCCGAGATCGACCCGGGCAAGTACCCCATCCGCGTCGTCTTCAGCGACGAGGAGCTCTGGGACGTCGTCGACCACGGCCGGATGATCACGAAGGTCGTCTACCTGGAAGACCCCGACCAGGCGCTGCCGCTCAAGCTCGGCAAGGACAAGATCGCGGTCGTCCAGATCAACCCGTCCGAGGATCCGGTCCGCGTGGCCGCGGCGCTGGGGCGGGTGGTCGCGATCGTCCGCATCGGCGGCCGGCGGCCGACCCTCGACGAGATCCAGGCGGGCGCGACCGGCGACGTCGTGCTCGACCGCATCGCCGCCCCCACGGGCGGGCGCTGCGCCTTCTCGTGCGGCGGCGACCCGTGCACGCTCCCCAGCGGCCCGGCCTGCCCGCCGCTCGTCCCCGGGGCCCGGCCCACGCTCCCCCGCGACGAGTACCTCTGCGACGGCGGCGACCGCGGCGCCAAGGCGGGCGTCGGGGCCGGCGGCATGCTGCGGGGCGTCGACCCCCGCGACGCCGTCGTCCGCTTCGACGTGGGGATCGAGAACTACGCCGACCCCAAGGTCCTCCCCACCAACCGCGTCTGCATCTACGCCCCCCGCTTCGCCGAGGTCCGCGTGAGCACCGGGACCATCGAGAACGTCGAGATCCACGGGCTCAACCTGAACACCCTGACGCAGAAGCCGGTCCAGGCCGCGAAGGTCGACGACTCCCGCCGCCTGGTGCAGAACCAGGCGCCCGAGCTGGCCCGCGACCGCCGCAGGGTCCAGGCCGCGCTCGGCAAGGTCTACCCCGGCGTGGGCTCGGAGGTCCGCGGGGCGATGGGCTACGGCAACGTCCAGCAGGCCAAGATCGGCTCGCAGGCCCAGGCCGCCGGGACCGAGCGGCTCCGCCAGGCGCCGGTCGTCGCCCGCGACAAGATCAAGCTGTCGGGGATCAAGACGGCCGAGTCGCCGATCGTCGCCGACCTCGTCCAGGGGACGGCCGAGGCGATCCGCAGCCAGCCCACGCTGGAGATGACGGGCGTGGAGACGCCGCCGAACCGCCCCGGCCTGGCCGTCGTCAAGCGGGTCGACGTCTCCGAGGCCGAGCCCGGCGACGTCGTCACCTACGCCATCGCCTACCGCAACATGGGCAACACGCCGATCCGTTCCGTCAGCATCGTCGACAGCCTGCTGCCGAGGCTCGAATACGTCCCCGGCTCCGCCAAGGGCCCGAAGGGCTCGGAGTTCACCGCCGGCGAGAACCAGGCCGGCTCCACCGAGCTGAAGTGGGACCTCCGGGAGACCATCCCCCCCGGAGCCTCCGGCTACGTCTCGTTCCAGGCCGTCGTCCGCTGA
- a CDS encoding lysylphosphatidylglycerol synthase domain-containing protein: MKPPPSSPVGWRKPATRALKAAVAVLVFWGVGRHVLRTWDDLGRSGATLQLHPGWLAASGLAYLVGLGFCGAFYRDVLGASPTPLSRFAAQRAYLVSHLGKYVPGKAVVVVMRAALSTPYGVRASTSALATFYETLVMMASGAAIAAVVFAAGGDSPVIRLDRPLLGVREVRAFVLFALIAAGLTAAFLTVVAPPVFRKCAGTFLLKVPGVGADALPTLSWGLLGLGLARTGVAWVFLGLSQVAAARGLAGAGMGTTAFDPATIPVVVASVALATVAGFVVAVAPGGLGVRESVLMYALGPAFGPGLAVAAALVLRLVWVAAEVLAALVLVPLGRSSGPERIRAAEELQEAVPISEAP; this comes from the coding sequence GTGAAACCTCCCCCCTCGAGCCCGGTCGGATGGCGCAAGCCGGCGACCCGCGCGCTCAAGGCGGCGGTGGCCGTCCTCGTCTTCTGGGGGGTCGGCCGGCACGTCCTGCGCACCTGGGACGACCTGGGGCGGAGCGGGGCGACGCTGCAGCTCCATCCCGGATGGCTCGCCGCCTCGGGCCTGGCCTACCTGGTCGGCCTGGGATTCTGCGGGGCCTTCTACCGCGACGTCCTGGGGGCGAGCCCTACCCCGCTCTCGCGGTTCGCCGCCCAGCGGGCCTACCTGGTCAGCCACCTGGGCAAGTACGTCCCCGGCAAGGCCGTGGTGGTCGTGATGCGCGCCGCGCTCTCGACCCCCTACGGCGTCCGGGCGTCGACCTCGGCCCTGGCCACGTTCTACGAGACGCTCGTCATGATGGCCTCGGGGGCGGCGATCGCCGCGGTCGTCTTCGCGGCGGGGGGCGATTCCCCGGTGATCAGGCTCGACCGCCCGCTCCTGGGCGTCCGCGAGGTCCGCGCCTTCGTCCTCTTCGCCCTGATCGCCGCGGGGCTGACGGCGGCCTTCCTGACGGTCGTCGCGCCGCCCGTCTTCCGCAAGTGCGCGGGGACGTTCCTGCTCAAGGTCCCGGGCGTCGGGGCCGACGCGCTGCCGACCCTGAGCTGGGGCCTGCTGGGGCTGGGGCTCGCCCGGACCGGGGTCGCGTGGGTCTTCCTGGGCTTGAGCCAGGTCGCCGCGGCCCGGGGGCTGGCCGGGGCCGGGATGGGGACGACGGCGTTCGACCCGGCGACGATCCCGGTCGTGGTGGCCAGCGTGGCCCTGGCGACGGTCGCCGGCTTCGTCGTGGCCGTCGCGCCCGGCGGGCTCGGCGTGCGCGAGAGCGTCTTGATGTACGCCCTGGGGCCGGCGTTCGGCCCGGGGCTCGCCGTGGCCGCCGCCCTGGTCCTCCGGCTCGTGTGGGTCGCCGCGGAAGTCCTCGCGGCGCTCGTCCTCGTCCCCCTGGGGAGGTCGTCCGGCCCGGAGCGGATCCGGGCGGCCGAGGAACTCCAGGAGGCGGTCCCGATATCGGAAGCCCCATGA
- a CDS encoding response regulator transcription factor: MPRLLVVEDQPKLLQSLERGLREEGYEVVTSSDGRDAYEQASTTLVDAVILDLMLPKRDGMEVLRGLRSDGFSKPVLILTARDEVEARVEGLDSGADDYLVKPFAFVELLARVRALLRRDVLSRELCFQADDLEMNLVARSVVRGGVEIDLTRREFELLEFLLRHKNTPVTREMIARDVWKEATGTLTNTIDVYITLLRKKIEKPDRPPLIHTVRGVGYVLKDVA; this comes from the coding sequence ATGCCGCGTCTCCTTGTCGTCGAAGACCAGCCGAAGCTCCTCCAGAGCCTGGAGCGAGGCTTGCGCGAGGAGGGGTACGAGGTCGTCACGTCGTCCGACGGCCGCGACGCCTACGAACAGGCGAGCACGACGCTGGTCGACGCCGTGATCCTCGACCTGATGCTCCCCAAGCGCGACGGGATGGAGGTCCTGCGCGGGCTCCGTTCCGACGGGTTCTCGAAGCCGGTCCTCATCCTGACGGCCCGCGACGAGGTCGAGGCGCGGGTCGAGGGGCTGGATTCGGGGGCCGACGACTACCTGGTGAAGCCGTTCGCCTTCGTGGAGCTGCTCGCCCGCGTCCGCGCCCTGCTGCGCCGGGACGTCCTGAGCCGCGAGCTGTGCTTCCAGGCCGACGACCTGGAGATGAACCTTGTGGCCCGCTCGGTCGTGCGGGGCGGCGTCGAGATCGACCTGACCCGTCGCGAGTTCGAGCTGCTGGAGTTCCTGCTCCGCCACAAGAACACCCCGGTCACCCGGGAGATGATCGCCCGCGACGTCTGGAAAGAGGCGACGGGCACCCTCACCAACACGATCGACGTCTACATCACGCTGCTTCGCAAGAAGATCGAGAAGCCCGACCGCCCCCCGCTGATCCACACCGTGCGGGGGGTGGGCTACGTCCTGAAGGACGTGGCATGA
- a CDS encoding DUF1501 domain-containing protein yields MIRVLGGPKRLCDGLTRRDLLQVGSLGVLGAGLGGRVGAAPEASSTAGLPGFGRAKSCIMLFLYGSHSQIETFDPKPDAPSQIRGEFGAIPTSVPGVNFCEGLPNLAAIMDKITVIRSVSHPFPVHGVAYATTGNPAIPLAMELSPRDPAHWPFIGSVVDYMDAGRGGGAADRPEVPRNLQLPFAFSSQRIGEVARAGPYGGFLGQAYDPICTEFLGQGTKKASKTLAALAWDDLEPYRGITPDSRFQISGVNGPSGTVTLDQLDRRRTLLQQLEDAHRGLSAGPAIDRHRETAYRLLQSPTFRQAFDLDLETWDTRALYGMTLFGQATLTARRLVEAGGRFVSVFWDEYGLAGTGWDTHWDHFPRMKDELLPGLDRTLSGLILDLDRRGTLDETLVVLLSEHGRTPQIGNVPGGGRDHWSRCYSVVMAGGGIGRGRVLGKSDKIGGDPVERRVSPKDVLATMYHLLGIDPAAMIRDRLGRPLPLVADAEVISEVLA; encoded by the coding sequence ATGATCCGAGTCCTGGGCGGTCCCAAACGGTTGTGCGACGGCCTGACCCGGCGCGACCTGCTGCAGGTGGGATCGCTCGGCGTGCTCGGCGCGGGGCTCGGCGGCCGGGTCGGGGCCGCGCCCGAAGCGTCGTCGACCGCGGGGCTTCCGGGCTTCGGCCGGGCGAAGTCGTGCATCATGCTCTTCCTCTACGGGTCGCACAGCCAGATCGAGACGTTCGACCCCAAGCCCGACGCCCCCTCGCAGATCCGCGGCGAGTTCGGGGCGATCCCGACCAGCGTCCCCGGCGTGAACTTCTGCGAAGGGCTGCCGAACCTGGCCGCGATCATGGACAAGATCACGGTCATCCGCTCGGTCTCGCATCCCTTCCCCGTCCACGGCGTGGCCTACGCGACGACCGGCAACCCGGCGATCCCGCTCGCCATGGAGCTGAGCCCGCGCGACCCGGCCCACTGGCCCTTCATCGGCTCGGTCGTCGACTACATGGACGCCGGCCGAGGCGGGGGGGCGGCGGATCGGCCCGAGGTGCCGCGGAACCTGCAGCTCCCGTTCGCCTTCAGCAGCCAGCGCATCGGCGAGGTCGCCCGCGCCGGGCCGTACGGCGGGTTCCTCGGGCAGGCCTACGACCCGATCTGCACCGAGTTCCTCGGCCAGGGGACGAAAAAGGCGAGCAAGACCCTGGCGGCGCTCGCCTGGGACGACCTCGAACCCTATCGCGGGATCACGCCCGACAGCCGGTTCCAGATCAGCGGCGTGAACGGCCCGTCGGGCACCGTCACCCTCGACCAGCTCGACCGCCGCCGCACGTTGCTCCAGCAGCTCGAAGACGCCCATCGCGGCCTCTCCGCCGGTCCGGCGATCGACCGCCATCGCGAGACGGCGTATCGCCTGCTCCAGTCGCCGACGTTCCGCCAGGCCTTCGACCTCGACCTGGAGACGTGGGACACCCGGGCCCTCTACGGCATGACCCTGTTCGGCCAGGCGACGCTCACGGCCCGTCGACTCGTCGAGGCCGGCGGCCGTTTCGTCTCGGTCTTCTGGGACGAGTACGGCCTGGCGGGGACCGGCTGGGACACCCACTGGGACCACTTCCCGCGCATGAAGGACGAACTCCTGCCCGGCCTGGACCGGACCCTCTCCGGCCTGATCCTGGACCTCGACCGCCGGGGGACGCTCGACGAGACCCTGGTCGTGCTCCTGAGCGAACACGGCCGGACCCCGCAGATCGGCAACGTACCCGGCGGGGGCCGCGACCACTGGTCGCGCTGCTATTCGGTGGTCATGGCCGGCGGCGGCATCGGCCGGGGGCGCGTGCTCGGCAAGTCGGACAAGATCGGCGGCGACCCCGTCGAGCGCCGGGTCTCGCCCAAGGACGTGCTCGCCACGATGTACCACCTGCTGGGCATCGACCCCGCCGCCATGATCCGCGACCGCCTGGGCCGCCCCCTGCCGCTGGTCGCCGACGCCGAGGTCATCTCCGAGGTGCTGGCCTGA
- a CDS encoding DUF1501 domain-containing protein has product MGQRKSPRSVGSRISRRSFVQAGSGLLGLSLPGLLAARQASAATTGRAKSVIVILLSGGLGQHDSFDMKPEATEGIRGEFRPIQTAVPGVHFCEHLPRLAARAQDLAVVRSMSHPEGNHLVAVHHVLTGRPSFPRGASDLDRVASRDDFPCYAAVVDHLRTRQEGIPNGVALPLKLIEGPLTWPGQDAGFLGPRHDPWQLRLDPNKPEARDDSLTLPEGLDAERLHRRRHLMTQSTAPVASDAFLDQQDAALAMLCNSRVGRALDPDQEDPRLVDRYGRHVFGRSLLIARRLVEIGVPVVQATMGIVQTWDTHVGNFPRLKDDLLPALDRAVSTLLDDLKARGLLDETLVIMLGEFGRTPRISQLTPGAVPGRDHWPAVFPAVFAGGGVVGGQVIGKSDKLGAYPVTKTFGPPDLAATVYRALGIDPATEIRDRLNRPLRLCTGEAIDPLYTTAEV; this is encoded by the coding sequence ATGGGCCAGCGGAAGTCTCCGAGATCGGTCGGCTCGCGGATCTCGCGGCGGAGCTTCGTGCAGGCGGGCTCGGGGCTGCTCGGCCTATCGCTGCCCGGTCTTCTGGCGGCGCGGCAGGCCTCGGCGGCGACGACCGGCCGGGCGAAGTCGGTCATCGTGATCCTGCTCAGCGGCGGCCTGGGCCAGCACGACTCGTTCGACATGAAGCCCGAGGCGACCGAGGGCATCCGCGGCGAGTTCCGGCCGATCCAGACGGCCGTGCCCGGCGTCCACTTCTGCGAGCACCTGCCGCGGCTCGCGGCGCGGGCGCAGGACCTGGCGGTCGTGCGGTCGATGTCGCACCCCGAGGGGAACCACCTGGTCGCGGTCCACCACGTGCTGACCGGCCGGCCCTCGTTCCCGCGCGGGGCGAGCGACCTGGACCGCGTGGCCTCGCGCGACGATTTCCCGTGCTACGCGGCCGTGGTCGACCACCTGCGGACCCGGCAGGAGGGCATCCCCAACGGCGTCGCCCTGCCGCTCAAGCTGATCGAGGGCCCGCTGACCTGGCCGGGCCAGGACGCGGGCTTCCTGGGGCCGCGTCACGACCCCTGGCAGCTCCGCCTCGATCCCAACAAGCCCGAGGCCCGCGACGACAGCCTGACGCTCCCCGAGGGCCTCGACGCCGAGCGGCTCCATCGCCGCCGCCACCTGATGACCCAGTCCACGGCCCCGGTCGCGAGCGACGCCTTCCTCGACCAGCAGGACGCCGCGCTCGCCATGCTCTGCAACAGCAGGGTGGGCCGGGCCCTCGACCCGGACCAGGAGGATCCCCGGCTGGTCGACCGCTACGGCCGCCACGTCTTCGGCCGCTCGCTGCTCATCGCCCGCCGGCTCGTCGAGATCGGCGTGCCGGTCGTCCAGGCGACGATGGGGATCGTCCAGACCTGGGACACGCACGTCGGCAACTTCCCCCGCCTGAAGGACGACCTCCTGCCCGCCCTCGACCGCGCGGTGTCGACCCTGCTCGACGACCTCAAGGCCCGGGGCCTGCTGGACGAGACGCTCGTCATCATGCTGGGCGAGTTCGGCCGCACGCCGCGGATCTCGCAGCTCACCCCCGGCGCGGTGCCGGGCCGCGACCACTGGCCGGCGGTCTTCCCGGCGGTCTTCGCCGGCGGCGGCGTGGTGGGCGGCCAGGTGATCGGCAAGTCGGACAAGCTGGGCGCGTACCCGGTCACCAAGACCTTCGGCCCCCCGGACCTCGCCGCCACCGTCTACCGGGCCCTCGGCATCGACCCGGCCACCGAGATCCGCGACCGCCTCAACCGCCCCCTCCGCCTCTGCACGGGCGAGGCCATCGACCCGCTCTACACGACGGCCGAGGTCTGA
- a CDS encoding glycosyltransferase family 2 protein codes for MISVVVPVCNEEASLIALHRELDAAFARLGGEAEFIFIDDGSRDGSWRVVEELARLDPRVRGIRFRRNFGKASALTAGFQAAVGERVFTLDADLQDDPAEIPRFLERLDSGLDVVSGWKRTRHDPWHKVYPSRVFNAMVSRLTGCRLHDHNCGFKAYRAEVLREVGIYGELHRFVPALAFAKGFRVGELEVHHRPREHGQSKYGFTRFLKGFLDLLTVVFLTRFRQRPLHIFGGSGLVLSSLGVLGMLYMAGLWVLNRLWVVDAGRPEPHPIGTRPLLSYSIALLVVGVQLFCLGIVAELMTSYSLRASDTYSIAETLRPRVSDRSDRDVATASSQPEV; via the coding sequence ATGATCAGCGTCGTCGTCCCGGTCTGCAACGAGGAAGCCAGCCTGATCGCCCTGCACCGCGAGCTGGACGCGGCCTTCGCGCGGCTGGGCGGCGAGGCCGAGTTCATCTTCATCGACGACGGCAGCCGCGATGGCTCGTGGCGGGTCGTCGAGGAACTCGCCCGCCTCGACCCCCGCGTGCGCGGGATCCGCTTCCGGCGCAACTTCGGCAAGGCCTCGGCCCTGACGGCCGGCTTCCAGGCCGCGGTCGGCGAGCGGGTCTTCACGCTCGACGCCGACCTGCAGGACGACCCCGCGGAGATCCCCCGGTTCCTGGAGCGGCTCGACTCCGGGCTCGACGTGGTGAGCGGCTGGAAGCGGACCCGGCACGACCCCTGGCACAAGGTCTATCCCAGCCGCGTCTTCAACGCGATGGTCAGCCGCCTGACCGGCTGCCGCCTGCACGACCACAACTGCGGCTTCAAGGCCTACCGGGCCGAGGTCCTCCGCGAGGTCGGCATCTACGGCGAGCTGCACCGCTTCGTCCCGGCCCTGGCCTTCGCCAAGGGGTTCCGCGTCGGCGAGCTGGAGGTCCACCATAGGCCTCGCGAGCACGGCCAGTCGAAGTACGGCTTCACCCGCTTCCTGAAGGGGTTCCTCGACCTGCTGACGGTCGTCTTCCTCACCCGGTTCCGCCAGCGCCCGCTGCACATCTTCGGCGGCTCGGGGCTGGTGCTCTCGTCCCTGGGCGTCCTGGGGATGCTGTACATGGCCGGCCTGTGGGTGCTCAACCGCCTCTGGGTCGTCGACGCAGGCCGGCCCGAGCCCCACCCGATCGGCACGCGGCCCCTGCTCTCGTACTCGATCGCCCTGCTGGTCGTGGGCGTGCAGCTCTTCTGCCTGGGGATCGTCGCCGAGCTGATGACCTCCTACAGCCTGCGCGCGTCCGACACTTACAGCATCGCCGAGACCCTCCGCCCCCGCGTCTCCGATCGATCGGATCGCGACGTCGCGACCGCCTCCTCGCAACCGGAAGTCTGA
- a CDS encoding Uma2 family endonuclease, with amino-acid sequence MATVGRSRCLPVPAAEDIYRIPVELYERLVELAELDEDDRIELLNGMLVRKMTKNPPHQVCCELCRDEIARILPAGFTVRSEGPVRIPDYSEPEPDLAVVRGRTRDYVDRHPEPADVALLVEVADSSLARDRGEKRDIYARAGIPIYWVVDLTARCVEVYTGPRDGAYASTLVIAEDAAIDVVVEGEPWGRLVVAAILP; translated from the coding sequence ATGGCGACGGTCGGCCGATCTCGATGCCTCCCGGTTCCGGCCGCGGAAGACATCTACCGCATCCCTGTCGAACTCTATGAACGCCTGGTCGAACTCGCCGAGCTGGATGAGGATGATCGGATCGAATTGTTGAACGGGATGCTCGTCAGGAAGATGACCAAGAACCCTCCTCATCAGGTTTGCTGCGAACTCTGCCGCGATGAAATCGCGAGAATCCTGCCCGCGGGATTCACGGTGCGCAGCGAGGGGCCCGTTCGCATACCCGACTACAGCGAGCCCGAGCCGGACCTGGCCGTCGTCCGCGGACGGACGCGCGACTATGTCGACCGGCACCCCGAGCCGGCGGACGTCGCCTTGCTCGTCGAGGTCGCCGACTCCAGCCTCGCGCGCGACCGCGGCGAGAAGCGGGACATCTACGCCCGGGCGGGTATTCCCATTTACTGGGTCGTGGACCTGACGGCGCGATGCGTCGAGGTCTACACAGGGCCGCGGGATGGAGCCTACGCCTCGACCCTCGTGATCGCGGAAGACGCCGCGATCGACGTCGTCGTCGAAGGCGAGCCCTGGGGCAGGCTGGTCGTCGCCGCGATCCTCCCTTGA